TGTCTATGTGACTCCTTCGCACCAGTATCCTACCGGGGGCATCCTTTCCGCGCAGCGGCGACAGGCGCTGGTGGACTTTGCCCGACAGCGCGACTGCATGGTGGTGGAGGACGACTATGATGGCGAATTCCGTTTTGAGGGAACGCCCGTCAGCGCCCTGCGCGAGCTTGCGCCCGACAGGGGCATATATATTGGTTCGTTCAGTAAGATTCTGGCTCCAGCCCTGCGCCTGGGCTTTGCCGTGATACCACCGGACATGGTGCGCCCCTGGGCCGAAGAAAAGCAGTACACGGATGTGCACACCGATGCGCTTTCGCAGCGCACGCTGGCCGCCTTTATCTCCAGCGGGGGGCTTGAGCGGCATATCTGGAGAATGTGCAAGCTGTATAAAGGCAAAAGGCTCTACCTGCTGGAATGTCTGCGGCGGCACTTTGGCGACAGCTTCACCGCCAGCGGACAGGCTGCCGGGCTGCATCTGGTGGCGGGATTTCCCGGAATCCATTTTTCAGACAAAGTGCTCGCGGCCATGCGCGCGCAGGGCGTTCGGGCCGTGCCGGTGGAGCACCATTCGCTGTGCCGCAACGGCGCGCACGCGCACGAACTGATACTGGGCTATGCTCACCTGTCGGAGCAGTCCATGGAGCGTGGGGTGCAGGCCCTGAAAGAGGCCCTTGCGCAATGAGCAGACAGTTTTAATGGAATATCTTTTTTTGCAAGGCATTCGGCGGTTTGCCGCCCTGCGGCCTTTCAATCGCCGCGCCGTGCGCGCATTGACAGGATGCCCGCAATGAGGCAATAGAAAAGCCTTCATCCACAAGCGGCGCATCATTTGTGCGCACATCTTTTCTCGCGGAGGGCGGAGATGAAAAAAGGTATGACTTGGCTTGCTGCAATGGCATTCTGCGTGGCAATTGCCGCGCCCGCAATGGCTGCGGATCCCATTAAAATCGGCGTTGCCGGCGCGCACTCCGGCGACCTGGCCTCCTACGGCGTTCCCAGCCTGAACGCCGCCAAGGTTGTGATTGCCGAAGTGAACGCCAACGGCGGCGTGCTTGGCCGTCAGATTGAACTGATCGCCCAGGATGACCAGTGCAAGCCCGAGCTGGCCACCAACGCGGCCACCAAGCTTATTTCCGAAAAGGTGAACGTGGTCATGGGCCACATCTGCTCCGGCGCTACCAAGGCTACCCTGCCGCTGTACACCGAGGCCAAGATCGTCTCCATGTCGCCTTCTGCCACGACCCCCAGCCTTACTGAAAGCGGCACCAACCCCTATTTCTTCCGCACCATCGCCAACGACAAGGCCCAGGCCAAGTTGACCAGCGACTTCATCCTGAACGGCCTCAAGGCCAAGAAGGTCGCCTACCTGCACGACAATGGCGACTACGGCAAGGGCTTTGTGGACAACAACCGCGAAACCCTTGAAAAGGCTGGCGTGGAAACCGTTCTGTACGAAGCCGTTACCCCTGACGCTGTGGACTTCTCCGCCGTTGTGCGCAAGCTGCGCCGCGCCCAGCCCGACATCCTCGTGTTCGGCGGCTACCAGCCCACTGCTTCCAAGCTGCTGCAGCAGATGCGCCGCGACCGCGTGACCACCGCCATGATCGGCCCCGACGGCCTCAAGGACGACGCCTTCATCAAGATGGCTGGCAAGGACGCCGAAGGCGTGTATGCCTCCTATCCCAAGGACACCAGTAACCTGCCCGCTTACAAGCATGCCCACGAAGGCCATGTGAAGATGTTCGGCAGCGATCCCGGTTCCTTCTACTACAACGGCTACGCCGCCACCCAGGCTCTGGTGAACGCCATTGCCAAGGCTGGCTCCACCGATGCCGCCAAGATTGTGGAAGCACTGCGCACCACCCCGGTGGAAACCCCGCTGGGCAAGCTGACCTTCAGCAAGACCGGCGATGCCGCCGGTATGGGCCTTTCCATCTACCAGATCAAAGATGGCAAGTTTGTAGAGCTTAATCACAGCATTACCCTGGACTAAACGTCTACCGGGGCGCGGCCATGGCCGCGCCCCGGCTTTTCACGCATCGCCGGAAGCTGACGGCATTAACGGGACAGGCGGAACGAACAGGGACACCCCCCGTACCGCGCGCGAGTTTGCATGGACATTCAATTTTTTATAGAGCTCTTTTTCGGCGGTTTAACCCGGGGCAGCATTTATGCGCTGATCGCCCTCGGCTATACGCTGGTTTACGGCATTATCGGGCTCATCAATTTTGCCCATGGCGAAGTGTATATGCTGGGCTCATTCACGGCCCTGCTAATAGCTGGCGCGCTTGGCGTCTATGGCTTCCCTGCTGGCGGCATTCTTATTGTGGCGGCTCTTGCGGCCATAGTCTGGTGTTCCGCCTACGGCTATACGCTGGAAAAGGTCGCCTACAAGCCCCTGCGGGGCGCACCGCGCCTGTCGCCGCTTATCTCTGCCATCGGTATGTCCATCTTTTTGCAAAACTATGTGCTGCTTGCGCAGACATCCGACTTTGTGCCTTTTCCCAACCTGCTGCCGGAAATGGATTTTCTTGAGCACATCGACTACGTCATGGGTGCCAGCGACTTTCTCATCCTGATGGTCAGCACCTTTGCCATGGTTTCGCTCTCGCTTTTCATCCACTACACCCGCATGGGCAAAGCCATGCGCGCCACGGCCCAAAACCGCAAGATGGCCCTTTTGCTCGGCATCAATGCCGACCGCATCATCTCCCTCACGTTCATCATCGGTTCCGCCCTGGCGGCCCTTGGCGGCGTGCTTATCGCCTCGCACATGGGGCAGGTCAACTTTGGCATCGGTTTTCTGGCTGGGCTTAAGGCCTTTACCGCCGCAGTGCTCGGCGGCATCGGCTCCATCCCCGGCGCAATGGTGGGCGGGCTTGTGCTTGGCCTGGCCGAAAGCTTCACCACGGGCTATTTTTCCGGCAACTACGAAGACATGCTGGCCTTCGGCATTCTTATCCTCATTCTCATTTTCAGGCCCGACGGAATCTTGGGCAAAGCCACAGTGCAGAAGGTGTAGCCATGCAGCGCATACTTAAAGCCGCCATCGCCGCCCTGTGGTTCATGTTGCTCACCCTGCCGGTGCTGGGTATCAAGCTGAACGTGGCGGCAAAAACCGTTGTTTGGCGTTTTGACCGCATATTGGCTCTTGGCGCAGGCATTTTTGTGCTTGCACTTATCTGGGACTGGTGCTTCAGCCGTAAAGCTGCTGGCGCCAAGATCATCACCCTGCCCAAGTGCTTCAATCTGGCAGAGATTATTGAATCATTCAGAAACAGCGCTGGCCTCCGCCTTGGCGGGCTTGCCGTGCTTGCCGTTGTGCTCATCGGCATGCCTCTGGTCAGCTCCTTCTACCAGACCAACATCATGATCTCCGCCCTGCTGTACGTCATGCTGGCGCTGGGCCTGAACATCGTTGTGGGTCTGGCGGGCCAGCTTGTGCTTGGCTACGTGGCTTTTTACGCCATTGGCGCGTATACATACGGCCTGCTGAACCAGTATTTCGGCCTCGGCTTCTGGACCTGCCTGCCCATCGGCGGTTTCCTCACCGTGCTTTTCGGCCTTGGCCTGGGCTTTCCCGTGCTGCGGCTGCGTGGCGACTACCTCGCCATTGTGACCCTGGGCTTTGGCGAAATTGTGCGCCTCACCCTGCAAAACTGGAACACCGTCACCGGCGGCCCACGCGGCGTCAGCGACATTCCGCGCCCCGGTTTTTTTGGTATGAGCATGGACATCACCGCGTCCACCACCTACATCTACTATCTGGTGCTGGCCGCAGTTGTGGTTACCATTGTGGTTATCACCCGGCTCAAGAATTCACGTGTGGGGCTGGCCCTGCAAGCCCTGCGGGAAGACGAAATAGCCTGCGAGGCCATGGGCGT
This is a stretch of genomic DNA from Desulfovibrio desulfuricans. It encodes these proteins:
- a CDS encoding ABC transporter permease subunit; the protein is MDIQFFIELFFGGLTRGSIYALIALGYTLVYGIIGLINFAHGEVYMLGSFTALLIAGALGVYGFPAGGILIVAALAAIVWCSAYGYTLEKVAYKPLRGAPRLSPLISAIGMSIFLQNYVLLAQTSDFVPFPNLLPEMDFLEHIDYVMGASDFLILMVSTFAMVSLSLFIHYTRMGKAMRATAQNRKMALLLGINADRIISLTFIIGSALAALGGVLIASHMGQVNFGIGFLAGLKAFTAAVLGGIGSIPGAMVGGLVLGLAESFTTGYFSGNYEDMLAFGILILILIFRPDGILGKATVQKV
- a CDS encoding ABC transporter permease subunit, with the protein product MQRILKAAIAALWFMLLTLPVLGIKLNVAAKTVVWRFDRILALGAGIFVLALIWDWCFSRKAAGAKIITLPKCFNLAEIIESFRNSAGLRLGGLAVLAVVLIGMPLVSSFYQTNIMISALLYVMLALGLNIVVGLAGQLVLGYVAFYAIGAYTYGLLNQYFGLGFWTCLPIGGFLTVLFGLGLGFPVLRLRGDYLAIVTLGFGEIVRLTLQNWNTVTGGPRGVSDIPRPGFFGMSMDITASTTYIYYLVLAAVVVTIVVITRLKNSRVGLALQALREDEIACEAMGVDITRVKLSAFALGSCWAGFAGVIFAAKTTYINPSSFTFMESAMILSMVVLGGMGSIAGVVIAALILILAPEYLRAFSDYRMLLFGAIMVIMMLFRPQGLISGERRRYRISNLHGAEGGR
- a CDS encoding branched-chain amino acid ABC transporter substrate-binding protein, which codes for MKKGMTWLAAMAFCVAIAAPAMAADPIKIGVAGAHSGDLASYGVPSLNAAKVVIAEVNANGGVLGRQIELIAQDDQCKPELATNAATKLISEKVNVVMGHICSGATKATLPLYTEAKIVSMSPSATTPSLTESGTNPYFFRTIANDKAQAKLTSDFILNGLKAKKVAYLHDNGDYGKGFVDNNRETLEKAGVETVLYEAVTPDAVDFSAVVRKLRRAQPDILVFGGYQPTASKLLQQMRRDRVTTAMIGPDGLKDDAFIKMAGKDAEGVYASYPKDTSNLPAYKHAHEGHVKMFGSDPGSFYYNGYAATQALVNAIAKAGSTDAAKIVEALRTTPVETPLGKLTFSKTGDAAGMGLSIYQIKDGKFVELNHSITLD